The following are encoded in a window of Arthrobacter sp. OAP107 genomic DNA:
- a CDS encoding metalloregulator ArsR/SmtB family transcription factor has translation MDDSPDFRAPLYEVKANLFKGLAHPVRIRVLELLSEAPEVSVTDLLAATGLESSHLSQHLTVLRRYNLVKAERRALQMFYSLAYPRVAELLTVARLLLNDVLQTTQEQLEYSAGSSPATTSPGAAGARTR, from the coding sequence ATGGACGATTCACCGGATTTCCGGGCACCCTTGTACGAAGTGAAGGCCAACCTTTTTAAGGGCCTCGCACACCCGGTGCGGATCCGGGTGCTGGAGTTGCTGTCGGAGGCGCCGGAGGTGTCGGTGACGGACCTTCTGGCCGCTACGGGGCTGGAGTCCTCGCACCTGTCCCAGCACCTCACCGTGCTGCGCCGCTACAACCTGGTCAAGGCAGAGCGCAGGGCGCTGCAGATGTTCTACTCGCTGGCCTACCCGCGCGTCGCCGAACTTCTGACCGTGGCGAGGCTGTTGCTCAATGATGTTCTGCAGACCACGCAGGAGCAGCTTGAGTACTCTGCGGGGTCTTCCCCTGCAACGACCTCCCCGGGGGCAGCCGGAGCCAGGACGCGGTGA
- a CDS encoding glutathione peroxidase → MTENSTATQQLHGIELTMIDGSARSFGDFKGKTVLVVNVASRCGLTPQYEDLEALQRKYQDRGFTVLGVPCNGFKGQEPGSSEQIQEFCSVGYGVTFPLTAKAEVNGGGRHPLYTALTEFRTEELQEEITWNFEKFLVSAEGEVIARFSPKTSPDAPPSHRRHRISAQLVPRTQYSLADRNDVRIPAPPLPRGLPGWPC, encoded by the coding sequence GTGACAGAAAACAGCACGGCTACCCAGCAACTGCACGGTATTGAACTGACCATGATCGACGGCAGCGCAAGGAGCTTTGGGGACTTCAAGGGCAAGACCGTCCTGGTGGTCAACGTTGCGTCCAGGTGCGGCCTGACCCCGCAGTACGAGGACCTGGAGGCGCTCCAGCGCAAGTACCAGGATCGGGGGTTCACCGTCCTGGGAGTGCCCTGCAACGGATTTAAGGGTCAGGAACCGGGCAGTTCGGAGCAGATCCAGGAATTCTGCAGCGTCGGCTACGGTGTGACGTTCCCGTTGACTGCGAAGGCCGAGGTCAATGGCGGCGGGCGCCACCCGCTGTACACGGCGCTGACCGAATTCCGCACGGAGGAATTGCAGGAAGAGATCACCTGGAACTTCGAAAAGTTCCTCGTCAGCGCCGAAGGCGAGGTCATCGCCCGGTTCTCCCCCAAGACGTCTCCGGACGCCCCCCCAAGTCATCGCCGCCATCGAATCAGCGCTCAACTAGTCCCTCGGACACAGTATTCCCTTGCGGATCGGAACGATGTCCGCATCCCGGCGCCGCCGTTGCCGCGCGGGTTGCCTGGTTGGCCCTGTTAA
- a CDS encoding ribbon-helix-helix protein, CopG family gives MAMNLRLPADLDRRLDELAAEEHTSKSALLLQGAELLLQRRARNRDIREGMDFVLGHDAELLKRLEDA, from the coding sequence ATGGCTATGAATCTTCGCCTGCCGGCGGATCTTGATCGAAGGCTGGACGAGCTTGCCGCGGAGGAGCACACGTCGAAGTCGGCGTTGCTGCTGCAGGGCGCTGAGCTGCTGCTGCAGCGGCGTGCGCGTAACCGTGACATCCGTGAGGGCATGGACTTTGTGCTGGGCCACGACGCTGAGCTGTTGAAGCGCCTCGAAGACGCATGA
- a CDS encoding Fic family protein: MTAYLDIEDALQVIDRYGFHIRDIGLLASALARPATTVMGAEAYPGLALKAATVLESVTRFHPLIDGNKRTGWTLMVLTLWINGYRHDFSTNEAFDLVLGVAAGNIELQDCATTISGHLVPRQNQESGAAGPGH; encoded by the coding sequence ATGACGGCGTACCTCGACATCGAGGACGCCCTGCAGGTGATCGACCGTTACGGGTTCCATATCCGTGACATCGGCCTGCTCGCCTCCGCGCTGGCCCGGCCGGCGACAACGGTGATGGGGGCTGAAGCCTACCCGGGGCTCGCGCTGAAGGCCGCCACGGTCCTCGAATCCGTTACACGCTTCCATCCACTCATCGACGGCAACAAACGCACCGGATGGACACTGATGGTGCTGACCCTGTGGATCAACGGCTACCGCCATGACTTCAGCACCAACGAAGCCTTTGACCTCGTCCTTGGCGTCGCCGCCGGGAACATCGAGCTACAGGACTGCGCGACAACGATCTCCGGCCACCTGGTCCCCCGACAGAATCAGGAAAGCGGTGCGGCGGGGCCGGGCCACTGA